In Rhizobiales bacterium NRL2, a genomic segment contains:
- a CDS encoding 2,5-dichloro-2,5-cyclohexadiene-1,4-diol dehydrogenase, translating into MADRLKNKVAVVTGATSGMGLRTAELYAAEGATVVLSGRRADLGEQAAARIGHGASFMRCDVTDEAEVRALIEGAAERHGRLDVLFNNAGGPAALGRVQDIDLADLDAAYNVLLRSVFACTKYAAPIMRAQQAGSIINNGSVAGYRAGFSSSMVYSLFKGAVVHFTKLAALELGEDFVRVNSISPGPIATDIFAKFAGMDDAASEGTAEKVKDRLAKATPIPRAGLVDDVAWAAVYLASDESSYINAQDILVDGGMIWGRRFSESDAGRQAMHEFLKG; encoded by the coding sequence ATGGCAGACAGGCTGAAGAACAAGGTGGCGGTCGTGACCGGCGCGACCAGCGGCATGGGACTTCGCACCGCGGAACTCTACGCGGCTGAGGGCGCGACGGTGGTGCTGTCGGGGCGGCGAGCCGACCTGGGGGAGCAGGCGGCGGCCCGGATCGGCCACGGCGCCAGTTTCATGCGCTGCGACGTCACCGACGAGGCGGAAGTCAGGGCGCTGATCGAGGGCGCGGCCGAACGGCACGGCAGGCTGGACGTGCTGTTCAACAATGCCGGCGGACCCGCCGCACTGGGGCGGGTGCAGGACATCGACCTGGCCGATCTGGACGCCGCCTACAACGTGCTGCTGCGCAGCGTCTTCGCCTGCACCAAGTACGCCGCGCCGATCATGCGGGCGCAGCAGGCGGGTTCGATCATCAACAACGGCTCGGTCGCCGGCTATCGCGCCGGGTTCAGTTCCTCGATGGTCTACAGCCTGTTCAAGGGCGCGGTGGTGCATTTCACCAAGCTGGCGGCGCTGGAGCTGGGCGAGGACTTCGTGCGGGTAAACTCGATCTCGCCGGGCCCCATCGCCACCGACATCTTCGCCAAGTTCGCGGGCATGGATGACGCCGCGTCGGAAGGTACGGCGGAGAAGGTCAAGGACCGGCTGGCGAAGGCAACGCCGATCCCCAGGGCCGGCCTCGTCGACGACGTCGCATGGGCTGCGGTCTATCTGGCCTCCGACGAGTCGAGCTACATCAACGCGCAGGACATCCTGGTCGACGGCGGCATGATCTGGGGAAGGCGGTTCTCCGAATCCGACGCGGGCCGTCAGGCCATGCACGAATTTCTGAAAGGCTGA
- a CDS encoding enoyl-CoA hydratase, producing MASYGDYKDLGVTLDDHVAVVEIQRPPHNFFDFQLIASLASAFEDLGRDDACRAIMLCAQGKAFCAGANFGGGGEQELDRNSGHLYQEAVRLFRTPKPVVGAIQGAAIGGGLGLALMPDFRVASPEARFSANFTRLGFHPGFGLTVTLPEVIGKSQAALMFYTSRRIKGEEAHEMGLVDVLVPQDKLRETAHALAAEIAENSPLGVVETRATLRGDLADRVKRATDHELAIQDRLRQTEDFQEGIRAVSERRVPNFKGR from the coding sequence ATGGCCAGCTATGGCGACTACAAGGACCTGGGGGTCACCCTCGACGATCACGTGGCGGTGGTGGAGATCCAGCGCCCGCCGCACAATTTCTTCGACTTCCAACTGATCGCAAGTCTCGCCAGCGCCTTCGAGGATCTGGGCCGCGACGACGCCTGCCGCGCGATCATGCTGTGCGCCCAGGGCAAGGCATTCTGCGCTGGCGCGAACTTCGGCGGCGGCGGCGAGCAGGAACTGGACCGCAACTCCGGCCATCTCTACCAGGAAGCGGTGCGGTTGTTCCGGACGCCGAAGCCGGTCGTCGGCGCCATCCAGGGCGCGGCGATCGGCGGCGGGCTGGGGCTTGCCCTGATGCCGGATTTCCGCGTCGCCAGCCCGGAAGCGCGCTTCTCGGCCAACTTCACCCGCCTCGGCTTCCATCCCGGCTTCGGCCTGACGGTGACCCTGCCGGAGGTCATCGGCAAGAGCCAGGCGGCGCTGATGTTCTATACCTCGCGCCGCATCAAGGGCGAGGAAGCGCACGAGATGGGTCTGGTCGACGTGCTGGTGCCCCAGGACAAGCTGCGCGAAACGGCCCACGCCCTGGCCGCGGAAATCGCCGAGAACTCGCCGCTGGGCGTGGTCGAGACCCGCGCGACCCTGCGTGGCGACCTGGCTGACCGGGTCAAGCGGGCGACGGACCACGAACTGGCGATACAGGACCGCCTGCGTCAGACCGAGGACTTCCAGGAGGGTATCAGGGCGGTCTCGGAACGCCGCGTTCCGAATTTCAAGGGCCGCTGA
- a CDS encoding alpha/beta hydrolase produces MPKLARDGVNIHYEVTGEGPVLLLTHGFCASAAMWRENAPALAAAGWKVVTWDMRGHGQSDSPEDPALYTADLTVADIDALLDAVGAETAVVGGMSLGGYMSLAYNLAHGARVRSLLLIDTGPGFRNDEAREKWNAYARGRGDELAAKGEAALSASAETRLQTQNYQGLRNAAYGMLTQRTADAITSLPAIAVPTLVVVGDRDEPFLAASDYMAAKIPGASKAVIADAGHAANVDQPAAFNAAVIGFLDKLKGSN; encoded by the coding sequence ATGCCGAAACTCGCGCGCGATGGCGTGAACATCCACTACGAGGTCACCGGCGAGGGGCCGGTGCTGCTGCTGACGCACGGCTTCTGCGCCTCCGCGGCGATGTGGCGGGAGAATGCGCCGGCGCTGGCCGCCGCGGGCTGGAAGGTCGTGACCTGGGACATGCGCGGCCACGGGCAGAGCGATTCGCCCGAAGATCCGGCGCTCTACACCGCCGATCTGACGGTGGCCGACATCGACGCCCTGCTGGACGCCGTGGGCGCAGAGACGGCGGTTGTCGGCGGCATGTCGCTCGGCGGCTACATGTCGCTGGCCTACAACCTGGCGCATGGCGCCCGGGTGCGGTCGCTTCTGCTGATCGACACGGGACCGGGCTTCAGGAACGACGAGGCGCGGGAGAAATGGAACGCCTACGCCCGCGGCCGCGGCGACGAACTGGCGGCGAAGGGCGAGGCGGCGCTGTCGGCCAGCGCGGAGACGCGGCTGCAGACGCAGAACTACCAGGGGCTGCGGAATGCGGCCTACGGCATGTTGACCCAGCGGACCGCGGACGCCATCACTTCGCTGCCGGCCATCGCCGTGCCGACGCTGGTGGTGGTCGGCGACCGTGACGAACCGTTCCTGGCCGCCAGCGATTACATGGCGGCGAAGATTCCCGGCGCGTCGAAGGCGGTGATCGCCGATGCCGGACATGCCGCGAACGTGGATCAGCCGGCGGCCTTCAATGCCGCCGTGATCGGATTTCTGGACAAGCTGAAGGGGAGCAACTGA
- a CDS encoding taurine dioxygenase, whose protein sequence is MNTQSSRLRPPDPARVAAIEKFGGEITPLDPIGAQVQGIDLASREPPPDHVLDALEKEMAHRGFLVFRNEKELEVEDFLRASCWWGGRRLHSTHGVHPATPGGNRHIFRLSNDQRHGIPGVGPQWHNDGSFVPDTFSHAGYHIIRPAEKGGGTSFAHQGAAYDALPEETKAFWSRLSSVNSASGVVHPLVHVHPISGRKSIWLHLGMTGAVIEKAAEEDGFRLLDSAELTQLCHEYNQILNAGLDDGYAISYEYRERDCVFVDNLAVAHRASPEAHLPVEQQGLRILHRSTVRGTGNFAPDFGLPLQVNIHGPNPLGDGVWQGGGVGFRWDDGVPMQN, encoded by the coding sequence TTGAATACACAGTCTTCGAGACTCCGCCCGCCCGATCCGGCACGCGTGGCTGCGATCGAGAAATTCGGCGGAGAAATCACCCCGCTCGATCCGATCGGCGCGCAGGTTCAGGGCATTGACCTGGCATCCCGGGAACCGCCGCCAGACCACGTCCTGGACGCGCTCGAAAAGGAAATGGCGCATCGCGGATTTCTCGTTTTCAGGAACGAGAAGGAACTGGAGGTCGAGGACTTCCTCCGTGCCAGCTGTTGGTGGGGCGGCAGGCGATTGCACAGCACCCATGGCGTCCATCCCGCGACTCCCGGTGGCAACCGCCATATCTTCCGCCTCTCGAACGATCAGCGTCACGGGATCCCGGGTGTCGGCCCCCAATGGCACAATGATGGCAGCTTCGTTCCGGACACCTTTTCCCATGCGGGCTACCACATCATCCGCCCCGCCGAGAAAGGTGGCGGCACGAGTTTCGCCCATCAGGGCGCCGCATATGATGCCCTGCCGGAGGAAACGAAGGCGTTCTGGAGCCGGCTTTCGTCGGTGAATTCCGCGTCAGGCGTTGTCCATCCGCTGGTTCACGTGCACCCCATATCGGGACGAAAATCGATCTGGCTGCATCTGGGCATGACAGGAGCAGTCATCGAAAAGGCAGCCGAAGAGGATGGCTTCCGCCTGCTCGATTCTGCTGAACTGACGCAACTCTGCCACGAGTACAACCAGATCCTGAACGCCGGTCTGGATGACGGGTACGCCATTTCCTACGAATACCGGGAACGGGACTGCGTGTTCGTCGATAATCTGGCGGTGGCGCATCGAGCTTCGCCGGAGGCCCACCTGCCAGTCGAACAACAGGGGTTGCGGATCCTGCATCGCAGCACCGTTCGCGGCACCGGGAATTTCGCTCCGGACTTCGGGCTGCCACTCCAGGTGAATATCCATGGACCCAATCCGCTCGGGGATGGCGTCTGGCAGGGCGGCGGCGTCGGCTTCCGCTGGGATGACGGTGTTCCCATGCAGAATTGA